The window CAACAACCCTGCCTCTTTGTTCCCTGCCTGCTCCTGGACCGGCCTCaattcttcctctttttccacTGGTGCTGGTGCTTGGTGTGTAAATTCAAGAGAGTCTAGTATATCTTCAAGGTCAGCCGCCCACTTGTGTTTGGCTGGAGCGGCTTCTGTTCTGGCGTGCGAGCCCCATTTTCTGGGCTTGACGGAAAAATCATCAAATTCCACGTCAAGCTCTGGATTTTTAACGGAGAAATCATCGTAATCTACATCGATGAGCTTTTCTGTAGGCTCAGAGATGTTCGACGAAGGGGAACAAAGAGACACTGGAGGCAAATCCTCCAAATCAAAGCCAATAagattttcttttcctgtttctgcCCTGCTCACCTCTTCCAGCATGATCAACTCAAGTTCTTTTCTATGTCTCTCTTCttcctgtattttttctttcagctcTTCTGCTTGCCGTTTTTCCAATTCTTCTTgcatttttgtctttagttGCTCCTCTCTTTCTTTCTCCATCTGTCTCTTCCTTTCCTCCTCCTGTCTTTCTATAAGCTTTAGTATTTCcatcttttctcttttctcctgCTCCCTTCTTTccctttcctcctcctctcgtCTTTGCCTcaacttctcctcctcctcttccttcagTCTTTGCCTCTCTTTTTCCTCAGCCTCTTCTCtcaatctttctttttctcGCTCTTCTTGGGCAAGTCTTTCCTCCATCTCCCTTGCCCTCtttctgtcctcctcctcctgccttTGCTTCATCAACGCCACCTCCAGCTCTTCTTTCATCTTCACTGCCTCAAACTCTTTCACTTTTTCCTCTTCCAGTTGATCATTGTCCTCCTTACtattttcttcttcctgtgGCTGCCTCTCTTTCAATGTTGACGCCGTCTTTTCCTTCTCCAggttttcctcctcttcccttcttctctcctctttctgCATCTGCTGCAAAAGTTCCTCCTGTCTTTCCTTCTCAATCCTCTCTTTTTCCAACCGTTCTTGTTCCTCCTCCAACCGTTTCCTTTCTACTTCCTGCATCCTCCGTCTTTCCGCTTCCTCCTCTCTGAGCTTAAGCTCTTTTTCCTGTCTGGCCTTTTCTCTCTCcttctcttcctttctttttcgcTCTTCCTCTAACTTCAGTCTCTCctgttcttcctcctcctctttctgcttttgtttcagttcttcttctttttgtctttggATCTCGTCACTCTTCTCCTGAAGCAGTTTTACACTTATTAGGATGGGCACTGAAGCTGAGGGAGATTCCACATCTTCATCTTCGTCATCTTCTTCTTCAGTGTCTTCCTCTGTGCTGGATTCTGGATCTGAGCCCAGGTTTATTGGAGGTCTACCATCATCTGCCACCACGGTACCAAAGCGAACAGAGCGCCTTCTGTCCTTCTTCTTAGCCACTTCAGCAGGTTCTCTTCTTAAGCTTTCTTTATCATCATCATTGATTGCTGCCTGACTGTTGATGCAGGGCGGGGCCTCTTCTTCCTCTATCACCTTCTTCTCCTCTTCAGGTATTTCTGCAGAGATTTCCAATGATTTGTTGTCAATAAGGGGATCTTTCGGTGTTTCTACTTGGGTCACTGGTGATTGTTCTTCAGGTAACGGCGGATCCAAAGGTGGAGCAGATTCCTCCTCTGTATCTGGAACCTGTGTAGGAGTTTGGGCTGTGTCCTCTGCTGCTGGAGGTGTTGTAGCCTCAATGctgcaaaagaaacacaaaaacagtcatttatttgatcatttaactAGCTATTCTTAAGTGACTGAAACCAATTAAATACATTATTGCTGAGACTGTCTTGAAAGATGCACAGGGAAATTTTGTGATGAAATAAACTTGATGTGTTGTGGAATCTTTACTAATTAAGCTATATTTGGATGAGTGTAAAAGGGAAAGATTGTTGAAAATCtggtttctggtgtttttaacatattcttgtgttttttctctcataatggaggacatttataaagaacactaagctcaaaatagcatttctgagaatttgtttattcaaatcccTATGAATCAGGAGTGGATGCAAAAATGCCatctgaaaaatattgtatttttgatgtagaaaatacatcaTCTTCTCAactctgatgcattcacttatAGACGGCCATATTCCCCTTTGTTTACCTAatatctgactcaaaactgtacggctggacagctccaatTTTGCTCACCCTTTTTCTTGCACAGATAAGGTCaggttagggttgtgaggggctgtaagctagcaggagagcatgtaaacaggtgggtgacaggaaggggggGGTCTCTGTGCCAACGGTtctgcctacaactcagaggtgaatttatcATCTACTCCTCTGCAGTAATTATGTTTCAATGGATTTAggctaaaacggcataatcataattaaaagaccactgagaatgcttttattttgagtaggacttaaataaaaccaattttgaCCACAAAATCTAACTTTTGGCACATTCAAAACTGATAGCTGATGCaagataaacatgttttttaaaaaactccaCTGTAttcaacatatttattttatttttactcttaaGCAAGTACAAGCTGTGTCAGAAACGTACTTGCAGACAACAAAGGCCTCAAACTTTCAGCATAGTTtgcataaaattaaaactacGTCTCAGTCTTtacattaatttgaaaaacaataacTTGCAGatgattttgatttattgctaGGGTTCCAGCAGAAACGTTGCTGctgaataacaaaaaatctgttaaagCAAAGACAAGTCTGTCAACAaagttctttcttttgtttttttttaaactctgacaGAAAAgtattcaaaactctcacacaCTCAGCTTGTTTGGGAAGCTGTTTGGTCAGATGACTCTACAGATGTAAGTCAAGGATATGATCAACATTGAAATATTTGGAAGGTTTTGATAGCTCTACAATGAGAAGTTCTTCTACAATCTAAATTTGTTGCttcacatgacaaaaaaaatcagctacAATGTGTCTGTTCTATGGACTTGTGCATTAATCTGGTGATTTGAACAGTTATAGACAGTAAAAGAACAAAGGGTGCATGTTTAATGCAATTAGACAACTTTAACTTGACTCCTGCACTAGTTCAATTCCCAGAATCTATTTGGAAGAGGTGACAGAAGCAAAAACCTTATTTTGAAACggtgttgggttttttttttttcagatttttttacaaactccattttttttagaataactcACAGGAGTTACAGCAGAAATGTCGGAGCTAAAATCTGCCTGAACAAAACAACTGGATCAGCCTGACTGCACACCTGAATGctctaaaaacagaacagacGAAAAATCCCAAAAATGTGGCCCCCAGCATAGCCCTGCCAAGCGAGTGCCTCAGGAAGTATACATTTAGTGAGGAAGAATTGAAAAGAGAAGACACTGTTcttgtagaagaagaagaagaagaagaagaagaagaagcctctGCACTCCGTGTACTACTTGTCAAAACGGAGGAGTGATTGATGTGAAGATGTTCTGCCGGGGGCTAGACAGACAGACTTGATCATGGCAGCATGTTTTTAGCTGAAAGATCTTAGGAAAAGGTCGCTTTGAGATGGACATGAAGCAGCTCACACCAGGAGAGTTGAAACTTTTTTTGGGCNNNGGGGTGTTTTTAACCCTATATAACCATTTGATACACCCAAATCTGAAACCTGtttctcattagcatgatcaaaacGTTCCATAAGAACCCATTATATAGAACTTGGTTTATATTTTCTGACCTGCAGTGCATCATCATTCAActgggggcagtagaaggaATTTTACTgctaatttcaaaatggctgcctccatgagaTCTCATGGTGGGAGAAGCGTacctcatttttaaaaactttttggaaaTATTAACTCATCCTTTTTTGAATGACGACTTTCTGTAttaaattaatgcatttttttcataaataatggtTATAATCCAGTTATTCCACGTGTGTGTCAAATTTGAAACAGTGGGTAAATAACAGGCTTTTTGTATTTCgtgtcaaaatgtttgcattgttGTGAGTAAAAGCATACAAAATCACTCAATGTATCGAACTTGATACTATctatatctcataaaaaaaacatgttattacatttttttgcggatttcattttaaaaaaaagtgcttaaTTCCAAACAATCTACATTTTCTGTTAGATATTTATTGTAGTGGGCTTTAGAGGGTTAACATGgtcttgtgggatttttgtcataatggaggaaatgtatgaagaaaatattgcgcttctgagtatttatttattattttctataggtactaaagatggaaattagccttGAAGGCTATAATCTTATACATTTAcaatggtaaatgttttattaatgtatGCTGTCCCTGTCTTAAAGAAACAATCAATGGTAGTGGAACAGGAAATTGCAGTTTGAAAAGCTTGTAAGCGTGACATAccagctactacggcaagccacaaggtcCCTACTACATTCTGATCCAATATAGCTTGCCATTTTGTTGCATTGCTAATATTAGCTTAGAAGCGTAAGGGGCTGTAAGTAAAacaatggatgatgggaaatgaaagcAGGTTCACTCTGCCCCTACAGTACCGGCCACAACccagagacaatatttaatgaactcctggcattctgcagaaactatgtcctagaaaaaggagagttttttaaaattttgcctaaaaactgaatgGTCCTAATTAAAGAACCACTAACgcttttaaatagatcaaaagatgatcgtagtgggactttaagaacaTTTCAGCTGCACTCTGGTCCTCAAACGTACTCACCTTTTGGAGCGGGTTCTGGGTATATTCTGAAGTTTCTCGTCAGCTTGTGGACCTTCAGAACCTTTTTCCACAGCCCAGTTCTTAATGCGATCCTTCACACCCTGCACGCCGTTTATAATTTCCGTCTCCTGTTTCTTCGTCTCGACTTCCTGCTTGGAGGACGAGTCAAACAGAAGACTGATTCTGCGCTTGATGCTCTTCCCTCCGGTGAAATCTTCCTTCTGCTCGCTGGCGCCGTCTTCTTCATTGGATGGCGCTGGCTCTGGCGCTGCCGGGATCTCTTTAGGAGGTTCTGGTTTCTGCGTTTCATCTTTGGGTTTGGTCGTGGAGAAAGCTACTGTAGGCTTGGGGAGCGGAGCTGGACCACCCATCTCAAACATAGATTTGAGCTTGGCAGACAGACGCCTTGGAGTGCTGCCTCTGCTAAATGCTGGAGGGGTCTCAGAGGAGCTCTCATTGCTTTTGTCGTCGGTCTTTTCTTCATCAGGAGCTTGAGTCTCATTCTCCTCTTTTTGCGTATCTTTTTGCTCTGAGTTTGAATCTGTGGAGGCTCTGGGGTTTTCCTGGATTACATCCTCCACCTCAACAGGCTCAGGTTTGGTTGTCTCCTCCACGGGAGTGACTTTTAAGGCAGGAGTTGTAACTTCTGATGAAACATCAAGAGCCTCATCTTTGTGTGGAAGTGCTTCATTAACTTCTTCTGTTGTTGGTGGCTTTTCGGCAGTCACGCTTTCCGTACTTGTTTTATTAGATGACTCGGGTGCTTTAGCTGGGGTGGTCAAAGTGGGTTTGGTGCTACTGGGGGCATTTGGTTTATCGCTGAGAGGTGTTTTCGCCTTGGAGCCAGCATTAGCGGTCTTAGGAGCTTGGATCTTTCGAACTATGGTGCTCTTTTGCAAAGAGAAAGGTTTAGGAGCCAGAATGGGCTTTGGGGCAAGAGCTGGCTTGGGTTTAATGGAGCCTCCTGCCTGGGAAGCCTCAACAGAGCTCTCCATAGCTGAGTCACTGCAAAATACAAGGAGAGAAGAGTTACATAAACGGAGGTAAACAcagttaaaatatataattgagTTCCAGAAAAGTTCCCTTCCTCTATGAAGACAGGCAGATAGGTCAGGTTGGTCTACATTTTTTGCAGCTGCGTTTCCCTGGAGGGGTTAAGTGAAACTAATCAATCGCACTAAACAAACATCTCTTGTGAAATACCCCGCTGATGGATTCGTGTTCCATTTTGCTCGTTTGTTTCCATtcgtcatctttttttttaacacaatccaGTTTGTCAAAGTCAATACCTGTCCTATTGCTGTCACTCAAGTTGTAGATTTTCCTTGCAGTAAACAAACTCCGAGGGGGGTTTTCATGAAAGAGGATGCTTCCTGGGCTCAGAGCAAAACAGGAaaccataataaaaaaattagaagaaaaaaaatcacttggaaacatctttaaaaaaatatttaaaaaagctaatgTTTATACTGactatttttgcaaataaatgcaCAAACCGATgaga is drawn from Oryzias melastigma strain HK-1 linkage group LG5, ASM292280v2, whole genome shotgun sequence and contains these coding sequences:
- the LOC112145484 gene encoding trichohyalin isoform X1, encoding MAQDDSDSAMESSVEASQAGGSIKPKPALAPKPILAPKPFSLQKSTIVRKIQAPKTANAGSKAKTPLSDKPNAPSSTKPTLTTPAKAPESSNKTSTESVTAEKPPTTEEVNEALPHKDEALDVSSEVTTPALKVTPVEETTKPEPVEVEDVIQENPRASTDSNSEQKDTQKEENETQAPDEEKTDDKSNESSSETPPAFSRGSTPRRLSAKLKSMFEMGGPAPLPKPTVAFSTTKPKDETQKPEPPKEIPAAPEPAPSNEEDGASEQKEDFTGGKSIKRRISLLFDSSSKQEVETKKQETEIINGVQGVKDRIKNWAVEKGSEGPQADEKLQNIPRTRSKSIEATTPPAAEDTAQTPTQVPDTEEESAPPLDPPLPEEQSPVTQVETPKDPLIDNKSLEISAEIPEEEKKVIEEEEAPPCINSQAAINDDDKESLRREPAEVAKKKDRRRSVRFGTVVADDGRPPINLGSDPESSTEEDTEEEDDEDEDVESPSASVPILISVKLLQEKSDEIQRQKEEELKQKQKEEEEEQERLKLEEERKRKEEKEREKARQEKELKLREEEAERRRMQEVERKRLEEEQERLEKERIEKERQEELLQQMQKEERRREEEENLEKEKTASTLKERQPQEEENSKEDNDQLEEEKVKEFEAVKMKEELEVALMKQRQEEEDRKRAREMEERLAQEEREKERLREEAEEKERQRLKEEEEEKLRQRREEEERERREQEKREKMEILKLIERQEEERKRQMEKEREEQLKTKMQEELEKRQAEELKEKIQEEERHRKELELIMLEEVSRAETGKENLIGFDLEDLPPVSLCSPSSNISEPTEKLIDVDYDDFSVKNPELDVEFDDFSVKPRKWGSHARTEAAPAKHKWAADLEDILDSLEFTHQAPAPVEKEEELRPVQEQAGNKEAGLLVDVNQEEEEEKSEGSKEEDLPANVEVYEEETPEEEEEVEPKPEEEEEVEAGEDEAKEEDDKKVQFKSRKNEDQDINALTDQTQQQNGICEQTSEIRRSKFVSGHIPDVTPEACEEPDLPLLPESSTSLLDISAQKSKAQLGRTRNRARPTRSLRAKPNQNPKVELRVNDYSDSTETEQRQSDSEEEKPKPKICLSPSSQRVAAIPGVNPADLIAHLKKRGTEKPDMEDEAEEKKPKEERIEEASPPPLSRSPRLRTPPAGAALVLPPLGGDGSVKQSPAWLQELKTKKRMNQQESA
- the LOC112145484 gene encoding trichohyalin isoform X2, which produces MESSVEASQAGGSIKPKPALAPKPILAPKPFSLQKSTIVRKIQAPKTANAGSKAKTPLSDKPNAPSSTKPTLTTPAKAPESSNKTSTESVTAEKPPTTEEVNEALPHKDEALDVSSEVTTPALKVTPVEETTKPEPVEVEDVIQENPRASTDSNSEQKDTQKEENETQAPDEEKTDDKSNESSSETPPAFSRGSTPRRLSAKLKSMFEMGGPAPLPKPTVAFSTTKPKDETQKPEPPKEIPAAPEPAPSNEEDGASEQKEDFTGGKSIKRRISLLFDSSSKQEVETKKQETEIINGVQGVKDRIKNWAVEKGSEGPQADEKLQNIPRTRSKSIEATTPPAAEDTAQTPTQVPDTEEESAPPLDPPLPEEQSPVTQVETPKDPLIDNKSLEISAEIPEEEKKVIEEEEAPPCINSQAAINDDDKESLRREPAEVAKKKDRRRSVRFGTVVADDGRPPINLGSDPESSTEEDTEEEDDEDEDVESPSASVPILISVKLLQEKSDEIQRQKEEELKQKQKEEEEEQERLKLEEERKRKEEKEREKARQEKELKLREEEAERRRMQEVERKRLEEEQERLEKERIEKERQEELLQQMQKEERRREEEENLEKEKTASTLKERQPQEEENSKEDNDQLEEEKVKEFEAVKMKEELEVALMKQRQEEEDRKRAREMEERLAQEEREKERLREEAEEKERQRLKEEEEEKLRQRREEEERERREQEKREKMEILKLIERQEEERKRQMEKEREEQLKTKMQEELEKRQAEELKEKIQEEERHRKELELIMLEEVSRAETGKENLIGFDLEDLPPVSLCSPSSNISEPTEKLIDVDYDDFSVKNPELDVEFDDFSVKPRKWGSHARTEAAPAKHKWAADLEDILDSLEFTHQAPAPVEKEEELRPVQEQAGNKEAGLLVDVNQEEEEEKSEGSKEEDLPANVEVYEEETPEEEEEVEPKPEEEEEVEAGEDEAKEEDDKKVQFKSRKNEDQDINALTDQTQQQNGICEQTSEIRRSKFVSGHIPDVTPEACEEPDLPLLPESSTSLLDISAQKSKAQLGRTRNRARPTRSLRAKPNQNPKVELRVNDYSDSTETEQRQSDSEEEKPKPKICLSPSSQRVAAIPGVNPADLIAHLKKRGTEKPDMEDEAEEKKPKEERIEEASPPPLSRSPRLRTPPAGAALVLPPLGGDGSVKQSPAWLQELKTKKRMNQQESA